The Thermotoga sp. KOL6 genome contains the following window.
CAGCGGTTCGGCCGGGCACTCTAGGGGGACTGCCGGCGACGAGCCGGAGGAAGGAGGGGATGACGTCAGGTACTCGTGCCCCTTATGCCCTGGGCGACACACGCGCTACAATGGGCGGTACAATGGGTTGCGACCCCGCGAGGGGGAGCCAATCCCCAAAGCCGCCCTCAGTTCGGATCGCAGGCTGCAACCCGCCTGCGTGAAGCCGGAATCGCTAGTAATCGCGGATCAGCCATGCCGCGGTGAATACGTTCCCGGGCCTTGTACACACCGCCCGTCACGCCACCCGAGTCGGGGGCTCCCGAAGACACCTGCCCCAACCCGAAAGGGAGGGGGGGTGTCGAGGGAGAACCTGGCGAGGGGGGCGAAGTCGTAACAAGGTAGCCGTACCGGAAGGTGCGGCTGGATCACCTCCTTTCTAGGAGATTTCCGGGGCTGCTATCCATATTCCAATGGCTCGGGGGCTCGTAGCTCAGTCGGTCAGAGCGCACGCCTGATAAGCGTGAGGTCGGTGGTTCGAGTCCACCCGAGCCCACCATTGGTGGGGACGTAGCTCAGCTGGGAGAGCGCCTGCTTTGCAAGCAGGAGGCCAGGGGTTCGAATCCCCTCGTCTCCACCAAGGTGAAGGGTCATTGAAAACTGCATAGGGGAAAGTAGGAGGTCAAGGTACTAAGGGCACGCGGTGGATGCCTTGGCGGCGGGAGGCGATGAAGGGCGTGGCAAGCTGCGATAAGCCCGGGGGAGCCGCAAGCAGGCGTTGATCCCGGGATTCCCGAATGGGGAAACCTGGGTGGCCGATAAGGTCACTCGCCGCCGAAAGGCGGTGCGACACCGGGGGAAGTGAAACATCTCAGTACCCCGAGGAAAAGAAATCAAACGAGATTCCCCTAGTAGCGGCGAGCGAACGGGGAGGAGCCCAAACCAGCGTGGTGTCAAAGCCCGTGGGCGTTGCCACGCTGGGGTTGCGGGACACGGCCGGGCGAGGCCACGGACTCGCCGGGGAGTTACAAATCCCTCCTCTAGCCGAACCACCTGGGAAGGTGGGCCGGAGAGGGTGACAGCCCCGTAGGCGAAAGGGGAGGGACTCCCTGGGCCGTGATCCCGAGTACCGCGGGACACGTGGAATCCCGTGGGAAGCTGGGGGGACCACCCTCCAAGGCTAAATACTACCCGCCGTCCGATAGCGCACCAGTACCGTGAGGGAAAGGTGAAAAGCACCCCGGAAGGGGAGTGAAAGAGGACCTGAAACCGCGTGCCTACAAGAAGTCGGAGCCCCCATTTGGGGGTGACGGCGTGCCTTTTGATTAATGAGCCCGCGAGTTGCCGTCGGTGGCGAGGTTAAGCCGAGAGAGGCGGAGCCGTAGCGAAAGCGAGTCCGAATAGGGCGCTCAGTCACCGGCGGCAGACCCGAAGCCGGGTGAGCTACCCCTGGGCAGGGTGAAGGTGGGTTAAAACCCACTGGAGGCCCGAACCGGTGGACAGTGAAAAGTCCTCGGATGACCTGGGGGTAGGAGTGAAAAGCTAACCGAACCCGGTGATAGCTGGTTCTCCCCGAAATGCATTGAGGTGCAGCCTCGGGTGGTCTGTGCAGGGGGTAGAGCACTGATGGGGCTAGGGGGTTTTCCTCCGAACCCCGTCAAACTCCGAATCCCTGCACACAAAGCCCGGGAGTGAGCCCGCGGGGGATAAGCTCCGCGGACGAGAGGGGAACAACCCAGACCGCCGGCTAAGGGCCCGAAGAGGTGGCTAAGTGGGAAAGGATGTGGAGCGCCTAAGACAGCTGGGATGTTGGCTTAGAAGCAGCCATCATTTAAAGAGTGCGTAACAGCTCACCAGCCGAGGCGCTCTGCACCGAAAATGTAACGGGGCTTAAGCCACCCCCCGAAGCCGCGGGTCAGTACCTCCACTGGAGGTACTGGCGGTAGGGGAGCGTTCCGCTGTAGGGTGAAGGCGGACCCGCGAGGGCCGCTGGACGAGGCGGAAGTGAGAATGCGGGCATGAGTAACGAGAGGAGGGTGAGAATCCCTCCCCCCGTAAGCCCAAGGGTACCTGGGGAAGGGTCGTCCGCCCAGGGTTAGCCGGGACCCTAAGGTGAACCCGAAAGGGGTAGCCGAAGGGAAGCCGGTTAATATTCCGGCGCCACCTGCGGTCGATGGCACGAGGGGTGACGCAGGAGGGTAAGTGCCGGGGGCAAGTGGCATGCCCCTCCAAGCGGTTAGGGCGATGACGGGCGTAGGTAAATCCGCGCCCCGAGCCTGAGCCGTGATGGGGAGGTCCCTTCGGGGACCAACGGCGCTGACCCCACACTGCCGAGAAAAACCTCGCGTGCCGCTTGAGACCGTAGGTGCCCGTTCCGCAAACCGACACAGGTGGGCGGGCTGAGAAGGCTCAGGGGAGCGGGTGAACCCTCGCCAAGGAACTCGGCAAATTGGCCCCGTAACTTCGGGAGAAGGGGTGCCGCGTTAGGGTGAACCCAGGGGAAGGGGCAACCCGGAAACTGGGGGAGCCCGAGGCGGTCGCAGTGACAAGGCCCTGGCGACTGTTTACCAAAAACACAGGTCTCTGCTAACTCGAAAAGAGGAAGTATAGGGACTGACGCCTGCCCAGTGCCGGAAGGTTAAGGGGAGGGGTGAGGCTCCCCTTGTGGGAGCGTAGCTCCGACCCGAAGCCCCGGTAAACGGCGGCCGTAACTATAACGGTCCTAAGGTAGCGAAATTCCTTGTCGGGTAAGTTCCGACCTGCATGAATGGCGTAACGACTGGGGCACTGTCTCGGCGGGGGGCCCGGTGAAATTTCAGTCTGGGTGAAGATGCCCAGTACCCGCGGCTAGACGGAAAGACCCCGTGGAGCTTTACTGCAGCCTGGTATTGGGCTCTGGTGCATCGTGTATAGAATAGGTGGGAGGCTGTGAAGCCGCCTCGCCAGGGGCGGTGGAGCCGCCAGTGGAATACCACCCTCGGTGCACTGGAGTCCTAACCTGACCCTGTGAAAAGCAGGGTGGGGACAGTGCCAGGTGGGCAGTTTGACTGGGGCGGTCACCTCCTAAAAGGTAACGGAGGTGCGCAAAGGTCGGCTCAGGTGGGTTGGAAATCCACCGTAGAGTGCAAGGGCATAAGCCGGCCTGACTGCGAGGCCGACAGGCCGAGCAGGGGGGAAACCCGGCCCTAGTGACCCGGCGGTCCCGTGTGGAAGGGCCGTCGATCAACGGATAAAAGTTACCCCGGGGATAACAGGCTGGTCCCGCCCGAGAGTTCACATCGACGGCGGGGTTCGGCACCTCGATGTCGGCTCATCCCATCCTGGGGCTGAAGCAGGTCCCAAGGGTTGGGCTGTTCGCCCATTAAAGGGGTACGTGAGCTGGGTTCAGACCGTCGTGAGACAGGTCGGTCCCTATCTGCCGCGGGCGTAGGAGGCTTGAGGGGGGTCCTCCCTTGTACGAGAGGACCGGGAGGAGGGGGCCTCTGGTGTACCGGCTGTCGCGCCAGCGGCATACGCCGGGTAGCTATGCCCCTAAGCGATAACCGCTGAAAGCATCTAAGCGGGAAGCGCGCCCCAAGATTAGGCCTCCCATCCCGTTAAGGGAGTAAGGCCGGTCCGAGAAGAGGACCTTGATAGGCCGGGGGTGTAAGCGCCGCAAGGCGTTGAGCCCACCGGTACTAATCGGCCGAGGCCTTGACCTCCGAAATCCCCTATGCAGTTTCCAATGGCCCTTCAAGTATCCCCGGGTGCTGATACTGGGGCGGGAAACACCCGGTTCCATTCCGAACCCGGCCGTTAAGCCGCCCTGGGCCGATGGTAGTATGGGGGCAGCCCCATGCGAGAGTAGGTAGCGCCCGGGGTTTGTAGAGTAGCGGGAGCTTTTTAGCTCCCGCTTTTTGTTTTTGTGTTTTTGTACTTGAACTTAAAGTTTTTTTAATCTTCTGTGGTACTTTTTAGAATTTCGAGCATTACTTACGAAGTACTTCCTTTTTGTATAGGTGGAGCTTTTCGACTGATTTTTCCTATTTTTAACCAGAGAAGGGATATATGATAAAATTTTAACAAGGGGGTGATCTTGTGGCAGAAAAGCTTCCAATCAAAACGGTGATGGCCATCCTTGTGGAAAACAGAAAGGAGACCGCCGAGAAGGTTCAAAAGATACTCACCGCTTGGGGTTGCTTGATCAAAACAAGGTTGGGACTTCATGACGGGGTTTTAGATAACTGTTCAGAAGCGGGCTTGATTGTTTTAGAACTCGTTGGAAGCCCTGAGCAACACAGGGAATTGTGTGACAAGTTGAACAAGCTTCCAGGTGTGAAAGCAGATTACATGGAGCTTTCGTTCGACGAGAAATGAAGCCCCTCGTAAAGAGGGGCTTTTCTTTTACCAGGCAGTCCAGGTAATCCAGAGTCTCACGTTGTTGACTGTTATTGTAACAGTTGCACCATTGGTTGATTCAATACTTTCATAACCGAGTATCACCCAAAGTGTTACGTCTTCTCCATTGTTTATCCTGTTAAGGGCTGTCTTCAAAGCAGGTGAGTCGTCCGAGGAAAGGGAAATGTCGTAGTCAGGCTTAATGCTGGTATCAATATTTAAAGAAAAGTCGCCTGTAGTTGGTGTAGAAGTTGGTTCTGTAGTTGAAAACCCTATAAAGCCGTTCACTTTGAGATCCCCTTCTACTTCGATTCTTCCTGTTACTTCAATTTTGTGGAATTGAACGGTACCAGGAACACCAGCTTCTCTTTGGGCGTTTTCAATATCCTGATGTCTTATCGTGAAACTCGTCCAAGTTGCTTCTGACGTCGTCGATGTTGCACCTTCAGGTACTTCCATTACCATTGGTTCTAATCCAGGGTTTCCTAGATCGATCGGGATAGGTATTGGGATACACCCAGAAACTAACAATAAGAGGCCTGCTGTAATCAGAGCTGACCAAAAAACCACTTTTTTCATAGGCATCACCTCCTTGTTTTCATGATATCACTTTTGAAGTATATTTTCAAACATGTTAAAATTTTCAGTGAGAGGTGATTGAATGCCGGTGAGTTTTCTTACAGGAGCAGCGGAGACAAAAAAAGAGGAACTCATAAAGAAGGCCCTAAGCAAGGAAAAAGATGTTGAGTATATAAGAATTCATCCTGACGATCCTGATAAATTGAATTTTATAAAGTCTGTGATCAACACGAAAACGATATTCTCTGGAAAAACTGTGATCGACATCGTTGATTTTGATTCTTGGAAGGCTCAGGATCAGAAGCGTTTCCTGGAGCTCGTAAAAAACGTGCCACCGGACGTTTATATATTCGTTCGATCCCAGAAGACAAAAGAAAAAGGTGTAACTTTGGATCTTCCAAAACCTTGGGAAACGGATAAGTGGCTCGAATGGATAGAAAGGCGTTTCAGAGAAAATGGCCTGAAAATCACCAAAGATGCTCTGCAGTTGTTTTTCTCCAAAGTGGGTACCAACGATCTTCTTGTGGAAAGGGAAATAGAGAAGTTAAAGGCCTATTCTGACACGGGTGAAGTAACAGCGGAAGATGTGGAAGAAGTTGTTTTCACTTATCAAACGCCAGGTTACGACGAGTTCTGTTTTGCTGTTTCTGAGGGAAAAAGAAAACTTGCTCACGCACTTCTGTCACAATTGTGGAAAACGACTGAACCCGTGGTGATTGCCGCAGCCCTTGTGAATCACTTTCTTGATCTTTTCAAATTGGTTGTTTTGGTGACGAGAAAAAGATACTACACCTGGCCGGACATCTCGAAAATATCTAAAGAACTCAACATCCCTGTGCCGAGGGTTGCACGTTTTCTGGGCTTTTCGTTCAAGACGTGGAAGTTCAAGGTGATAAACCACCTTCTTTACTACGATATCGATAAATTGAAAGAGATTCTCAGGAAACTCTATGATCTAGACAGAACAGTCAAGAGCGAAGAGGATCCAAAGCCGTTTTTCCACGAGTTTATAGAAGAGGTGGCACTCGATGTACATTCTGTTCAGAGAATTGAAGAATAATTGGTACAGTCTTGCTGCTCTCCTTTCTGCGGTATACAGCAGAAATCTCGATATCATGGCGAAGACAGTGAAGTTGGACGAAATAGAGAGATTTCCAGCTGATGAAACTGTTGTTGCGTACTCCTTCATGAGCTTCGATCTAGATCTTGTGGAAAAAGAGGTAAAAATTCTCAAAAAGAGGGGCTACACGGTCATAGCTGGTGGGCCACATGCGACAGCTGATCCCGAAGGTTGTTTGAGGCTGGGGTTTGATCATGTTTTCGTGGGAGACGGTGAAGAGAACATCATAAGGTTCATAATGGGGGAACGTCTGAGAATCTTCGATGGCCTATCGAAGAGGATCAATTTGAATCATTATCCACCCTTTCTTCCCTCGAAAAGGATTTACATGCCCATAGAGATCTCCAGGGGGTGTCCCTTCTCATGTGCGTACTGCCAAACACCGAACATAGCGGGAAGAGTTGTAAGGCATCGTGATGTAGATGTGATTCTTCACTATGCAAATCTCGGGGTGAAACATGGTAGAAAGCTCGCTCGCTTCATAGCATCGAACTCTTTTGGGTACGGCTCTAAGAACGGAGTAACTCCTAATGTAGAAAAGATAGAAGAGCTTCTCTTTGGTCTCAGAAGAGTCGGTATAGAGGAAATATACTTTGGAACCTTTCCTTCAGAAGTGCGTCCCGAGTCTGTGACCGACGAGGTTTTGAGTGTGATTAAGAAGTACGTCAACAATCGTTCGGTCGTAATAGGAGCTCAGAGTGGTAGCGACCGAGTCCTCAAGATCATAAAGAGGGGACATACCGTGGAGCAAGTCGAAGAAGCCATAGAGAAGATAGCGGCGCATGGTTTCACACCTCATGTGGATTTCATATTCGGTTTTCCGTTTGAAACGAGAGAAGATATCGAAGAAACCTTCAATTTCATCGTGAAGATAGTGAACAAGTACGGCGCCAAGATACATGCGCATACTTTCATGCCTCTCCCCGGAACGGAACTCTTCAATGTAGGGCCTGGGAAACTCACAAAGGACCATTACAAATTTCTCGGAAGACTTGCTTCGAAAGGCATACTAGATGGTTATTGGATGAAACAAGAAACACTTGCAAGGAAGGTGTACGAAATTGCGAATAGCAGCCGTGCAAATGCTTCCGAGAATCGGTGAATACCAGTGGAATCTAGAGAGAATAGGGCATTTTGTGGAAGAAGCCATCGACAACGGGGTTTCGTTGATCGTCTTTCCAGAACTCACAATCAGTGGTTACACTTGGGACGAGGGAGTAATGAAAAAGGGATCGGTGTTTTTCAAAGAGGTCGCAAAGAAAAAACTTTTGAAGTTGTCCAGAGAAGGACAAATCGTGATCGTTGTGGGAACTCCGAGGACAGTGCTTGGAAAGTTAAGAAATTCTTTGGTGATTTTCAAAAAGAAAAAAGAATTGCTCTTCTATGATAAAACACATCTCTTCCGTGGAGAAAAAGATATATTCGAGCCAGGAGAGTACTACTTGGCGTTCTCCTACAAAAACGTCGTCTTTGGTACGTTGATCTGCTACGAGATAGGTTTTCCAGAAATTTCACGTATTCTAGCTTTCAAGGGAAGTAAGATTATTCTTGCTTCCTTCGCGTTCGGTAAGATGAGGGAGCACACTTACGATGTCGCGACCAGAGCTCGAGCCGTAGAAAACGGTGTGTTCCTTGTTGCTTCCTCCATGTGTGGTGAGGGTTTTACAGAATTTGTTGGCAGAACAAGGATAGTAGGACCAAACGGTAAGATCATGAAAGAAATTCCGAATGAAGAAGGGCTGATATTTGAGGACATCGATCCTGACATCGTTTATCATTACAGATACAACGAAGAAGGAGATTCCCATGCTTATTTCAGAAATTACAAAAAGCACATCTATTCGTTGGAGAAGAGGAGGTTATAGCGATGAAATACTTTGGTACCGATGGAATAAGGGGTGTTTTTGGAGAAACACTGACAGATGATCTGGCTTTCAAGGTTGGAAAAGCTTTGGGAGAGATGATTGAGAATGAAAAGGTCATCATAGGAAAAGATACGAGAGTCTCTGGAGATTCGTTGGAAGCCGCACTTTCCGCCGGTATTACTTCCATGGGTGTGGACGTTCTCTCTTGTGGAATTCTTCCAACACCCGCTGTTGCTCTCCTTACGCGAATCACCAGATCTTTCGGAGTGGTTATATCTGCATCTCATAATCCTCCAG
Protein-coding sequences here:
- the holA gene encoding DNA polymerase III subunit delta, which produces MPVSFLTGAAETKKEELIKKALSKEKDVEYIRIHPDDPDKLNFIKSVINTKTIFSGKTVIDIVDFDSWKAQDQKRFLELVKNVPPDVYIFVRSQKTKEKGVTLDLPKPWETDKWLEWIERRFRENGLKITKDALQLFFSKVGTNDLLVEREIEKLKAYSDTGEVTAEDVEEVVFTYQTPGYDEFCFAVSEGKRKLAHALLSQLWKTTEPVVIAAALVNHFLDLFKLVVLVTRKRYYTWPDISKISKELNIPVPRVARFLGFSFKTWKFKVINHLLYYDIDKLKEILRKLYDLDRTVKSEEDPKPFFHEFIEEVALDVHSVQRIEE
- a CDS encoding TIGR04013 family B12-binding domain/radical SAM domain-containing protein gives rise to the protein MYILFRELKNNWYSLAALLSAVYSRNLDIMAKTVKLDEIERFPADETVVAYSFMSFDLDLVEKEVKILKKRGYTVIAGGPHATADPEGCLRLGFDHVFVGDGEENIIRFIMGERLRIFDGLSKRINLNHYPPFLPSKRIYMPIEISRGCPFSCAYCQTPNIAGRVVRHRDVDVILHYANLGVKHGRKLARFIASNSFGYGSKNGVTPNVEKIEELLFGLRRVGIEEIYFGTFPSEVRPESVTDEVLSVIKKYVNNRSVVIGAQSGSDRVLKIIKRGHTVEQVEEAIEKIAAHGFTPHVDFIFGFPFETREDIEETFNFIVKIVNKYGAKIHAHTFMPLPGTELFNVGPGKLTKDHYKFLGRLASKGILDGYWMKQETLARKVYEIANSSRANASENR
- a CDS encoding carbon-nitrogen hydrolase family protein, whose protein sequence is MLPRIGEYQWNLERIGHFVEEAIDNGVSLIVFPELTISGYTWDEGVMKKGSVFFKEVAKKKLLKLSREGQIVIVVGTPRTVLGKLRNSLVIFKKKKELLFYDKTHLFRGEKDIFEPGEYYLAFSYKNVVFGTLICYEIGFPEISRILAFKGSKIILASFAFGKMREHTYDVATRARAVENGVFLVASSMCGEGFTEFVGRTRIVGPNGKIMKEIPNEEGLIFEDIDPDIVYHYRYNEEGDSHAYFRNYKKHIYSLEKRRL